A single region of the Deltaproteobacteria bacterium genome encodes:
- a CDS encoding OmpA family protein codes for MKRDKQVVFLGIPLLVVALLYLASCATPPPTQELAAAESATAEAKATCEQCKQRVCGDDPTTGDYCGAPCGEAELAAAESALAKGKALAGEFCSELEARRMLIDAKAKADEAKLKCAVPPPPPPPPPPAPAPELKDIFFDFDKFNIRPDAAAVLEENAGTLQADPNLTVLIEGYADIRGTPAYNLRLAQRRADSTKAFLVQMGIDPARITTASGGETTQFGAGTTEEAYQLNRRAHFIVTSPTAKVGARLIFQYAN; via the coding sequence ATGAAAAGGGATAAGCAAGTTGTGTTTTTGGGTATCCCCTTATTAGTTGTTGCATTGCTCTATTTGGCAAGCTGCGCGACACCCCCGCCGACGCAAGAGCTAGCGGCTGCTGAATCGGCAACAGCTGAAGCGAAAGCTACCTGTGAGCAGTGTAAGCAAAGAGTATGTGGTGATGATCCCACAACAGGAGATTATTGTGGAGCTCCTTGTGGTGAGGCAGAGTTGGCAGCTGCTGAGTCAGCTTTGGCCAAAGGTAAGGCCCTTGCAGGCGAATTTTGCAGTGAGCTTGAAGCTCGCAGAATGCTTATCGATGCCAAAGCAAAGGCAGACGAAGCTAAGTTAAAATGTGCGGTACCCCCACCCCCACCACCGCCACCGCCACCGGCACCGGCACCGGAGTTGAAGGATATATTCTTTGACTTTGACAAGTTCAACATTAGGCCTGATGCTGCCGCGGTATTGGAAGAAAACGCGGGGACCTTACAGGCAGATCCTAATCTGACAGTGTTGATTGAAGGTTATGCAGATATTAGAGGTACTCCTGCATACAACCTGAGACTTGCACAGAGAAGGGCTGATTCAACAAAGGCCTTCTTGGTCCAGATGGGAATAGACCCGGCTAGGATCACGACTGCAAGCGGTGGTGAAACAACGCAGTTCGGCGCGGGAACAACCGAAGAAGCCTATCAGCTTAACAGAAGGGCTCACTTCATCGTTACATCGCCGACAGCAAAAGTGGGCGCAAGACTTATATTTCAGTACGCTAACTAA
- a CDS encoding ATP synthase F0 subunit C, whose amino-acid sequence MNKAVSILSVFAVAVLALFVPDTAFAVEGGGELTKLGLALGAGLGIGIAAGIAGLGQGRATAAALSGIARNPGASSKILTPMIIGLALIESLVIYALLIAFLLQGKI is encoded by the coding sequence ATGAATAAGGCTGTTTCGATTCTGTCAGTATTCGCAGTGGCAGTGCTTGCTCTTTTTGTGCCTGATACGGCTTTTGCGGTTGAGGGCGGAGGAGAGTTGACAAAGCTCGGTCTTGCTCTGGGAGCCGGATTGGGAATAGGGATTGCGGCAGGTATAGCAGGTTTGGGTCAGGGGCGTGCGACCGCGGCTGCTTTAAGCGGTATTGCCAGAAATCCCGGCGCAAGCTCGAAGATTCTCACACCGATGATTATCGGTCTTGCTCTTATCGAATCTCTCGTTATTTATGCTCTTCTTATAGCATTCCTGCTACAGGGAAAAATTTAA
- the atpB gene encoding F0F1 ATP synthase subunit A has translation MEHFSWFTLIGLGKYDYILGSILVLLFLAFAGYKIKQTLSKEDSVMPDEKFSLRTIFEILTIDFLFDLFTNMLGSREQAKKYFPLLGASFFFILFANFLGIIPGFLPPTGNFNVPVACALVIFVMYNYYGFKENGISYLKHFAGPVLFLAPLMFIIEIISHFVRPVSLSLRLFMNITGDHMVLGVFTNLVHYIIPAIFIGLGIFVSFLQAFIFTVLSAIYISLATAHEAEIE, from the coding sequence ATGGAACACTTTAGCTGGTTTACGCTCATAGGATTGGGTAAATATGATTACATTCTGGGCTCGATTCTGGTATTGCTCTTTTTAGCTTTTGCCGGGTACAAGATTAAACAAACCCTGTCAAAAGAAGATTCGGTAATGCCGGACGAGAAGTTTTCCCTGAGGACTATATTTGAAATCCTTACAATTGACTTCCTTTTCGATCTGTTCACGAATATGCTCGGCTCAAGGGAACAGGCCAAAAAATATTTCCCGCTGCTTGGCGCGTCTTTCTTCTTTATTTTATTTGCTAATTTTCTTGGGATTATTCCGGGATTCCTGCCCCCCACCGGGAATTTCAACGTGCCGGTTGCCTGCGCTCTGGTTATTTTCGTAATGTACAACTATTATGGGTTCAAAGAAAACGGCATTTCGTATCTGAAACATTTCGCCGGACCCGTATTATTCCTGGCGCCGCTGATGTTCATAATAGAGATAATAAGCCATTTCGTACGTCCCGTATCTCTATCGCTCAGGCTTTTCATGAATATTACAGGGGATCACATGGTTCTGGGTGTTTTTACAAACCTTGTGCATTACATAATACCCGCGATATTCATAGGACTCGGGATCTTTGTATCTTTTCTTCAGGCGTTTATTTTTACCGTGCTGTCTGCGATCTATATTTCCCTCGCGACGGCGCATGAAGCTGAAATTGAATAG
- the xseA gene encoding exodeoxyribonuclease VII large subunit, whose product MEETPSFQDILKSRIYTVSELNTRIKETIEEEIGFEYVWVTGEISNFRGNYASGHWYFSIKDENSQISAVCFKWSNQHIKFLPENGMEVICCGQIGVYERQGVYQINVRDMEPKGVGAQAIALEQLKEKLLKEGLFNEDRKRPLPFLPGKIGIVTSPTGAAIKDILKVLDRRFPNLEILISPARVQGDFAPREIIAALDRLYRIENLDMIILARGGGSKEDLWAFNDEALARKIAESPVPLVSAVGHEIDFTIADLVADMRAATPSMAGEIAVREKAELLQYIAELKAKIALALQNRIEIHAREVDQIQSDLIRLFRTKLDTAESEMAALSGKLDALSPLKVLGRGYCITYKLPSMKIVKDSGELKRGEEILINFNRGKATCSVNETED is encoded by the coding sequence ATGGAAGAAACCCCGTCTTTTCAGGACATTCTTAAAAGCCGGATTTATACCGTTTCCGAGCTCAACACTAGGATCAAGGAGACGATCGAGGAGGAAATCGGGTTCGAATACGTCTGGGTCACGGGCGAAATCTCCAATTTCAGAGGCAACTACGCAAGCGGGCACTGGTACTTTTCCATAAAGGACGAAAATAGCCAGATATCCGCCGTTTGCTTTAAATGGTCCAATCAACACATAAAATTCCTGCCTGAGAACGGTATGGAGGTCATTTGCTGCGGGCAGATAGGGGTCTATGAAAGGCAGGGCGTCTATCAGATAAACGTCAGGGACATGGAGCCCAAGGGCGTGGGAGCTCAGGCAATCGCGCTAGAGCAGTTAAAGGAGAAGCTGCTCAAAGAGGGGCTCTTCAATGAGGACAGGAAACGCCCTCTTCCATTCCTGCCGGGAAAAATTGGCATAGTGACCTCGCCCACAGGGGCCGCAATCAAGGACATACTCAAGGTTCTGGACAGGAGATTCCCCAATCTCGAGATACTGATTTCCCCCGCTAGGGTTCAGGGAGACTTCGCGCCCCGAGAAATTATCGCCGCGCTCGATAGACTGTACCGGATTGAGAATCTGGATATGATCATACTCGCGAGGGGCGGAGGGTCGAAGGAAGACCTCTGGGCTTTCAACGACGAGGCGCTCGCGAGGAAAATCGCCGAATCACCCGTCCCTCTGGTATCCGCGGTGGGGCACGAAATTGACTTTACAATCGCCGACCTGGTAGCCGACATGAGGGCCGCAACGCCTTCCATGGCCGGAGAGATAGCGGTCAGGGAAAAAGCCGAGCTGCTTCAGTACATAGCTGAGCTTAAAGCCAAGATCGCGCTTGCGCTCCAGAACCGCATCGAGATACACGCAAGGGAGGTAGATCAGATACAGTCAGACCTTATAAGACTTTTCCGGACAAAGCTCGATACGGCGGAATCCGAGATGGCCGCTCTCTCCGGAAAACTGGATGCGCTCAGCCCTCTTAAGGTTCTTGGCCGCGGTTACTGTATTACCTATAAGCTCCCTTCGATGAAGATCGTCAAAGACTCCGGTGAGCTTAAGCGAGGGGAGGAGATACTGATAAATTTCAACAGGGGAAAAGCAACGTGTTCGGTGAATGAAACTGAAGATTAG
- a CDS encoding ATP synthase subunit I codes for MITERTASLFSIPTIGRVEKSGLVVTAILFAVNYFLGSREFALGTAAGGILFVANFMAIRFLVNALVSKSAPKAFAIFAFVIKMAVFIAIVISIFLFAKVDLYGFFIGVTGVVVVIIGESLRGSKDGTL; via the coding sequence TTGATAACGGAAAGGACAGCAAGTCTGTTTAGCATACCGACTATAGGGCGTGTAGAGAAAAGCGGTCTTGTAGTTACCGCGATTTTGTTCGCGGTGAATTATTTTTTGGGATCAAGAGAATTTGCGCTGGGTACGGCTGCGGGCGGCATTTTATTTGTCGCTAATTTCATGGCAATCAGATTTCTCGTAAATGCGCTGGTTTCCAAATCTGCTCCCAAGGCTTTCGCAATTTTCGCTTTTGTTATCAAGATGGCTGTTTTTATCGCTATAGTCATTTCTATATTTTTATTTGCTAAAGTAGATTTGTACGGATTTTTTATCGGTGTTACGGGGGTTGTGGTGGTAATTATCGGAGAAAGTTTAAGAGGGAGCAAAGATGGAACACTTTAG
- a CDS encoding OmpA family protein, translating into MHRPWFIAIGICLVFTLLIAAGCGSNVDKEMADAEAALQAAKDAGAEGLPEYQAAEELIERAREMMAAGNTAAARQLLEEARFKAIEAEGKAKNQAFASSVDVEAMEESLQGLSPAGSNYGLVDVFFDFDQSAITFDSKPVLDQNANIIRGGANKFQVVVVEGYCDVRGTEEYNLALGQRRAESAVNYLIGRGVPPSMVQAVSKGETEQFAVGTSEYDYQQNRRAHFVPAVSSPSF; encoded by the coding sequence ATGCACAGGCCTTGGTTTATTGCTATAGGTATATGTTTAGTTTTTACACTGCTGATTGCCGCAGGTTGCGGGTCTAATGTCGACAAAGAAATGGCTGATGCCGAAGCGGCTTTACAGGCTGCGAAGGATGCAGGCGCTGAGGGTCTTCCTGAGTATCAGGCCGCCGAAGAGTTGATCGAAAGAGCCAGGGAAATGATGGCGGCAGGCAACACGGCTGCTGCTCGTCAGCTGCTTGAGGAAGCCAGGTTTAAAGCTATAGAGGCGGAGGGAAAAGCTAAAAACCAGGCCTTCGCTTCGAGTGTTGATGTTGAAGCCATGGAGGAAAGTTTGCAGGGCTTGAGCCCGGCAGGGTCGAATTACGGTCTTGTAGACGTATTCTTTGATTTTGACCAGTCTGCCATTACTTTCGACTCCAAACCCGTTCTTGATCAGAATGCGAATATAATCAGAGGGGGCGCAAATAAATTCCAGGTTGTCGTCGTCGAAGGGTACTGCGATGTGAGAGGTACGGAGGAATATAACTTGGCATTGGGTCAAAGGAGAGCTGAGTCCGCTGTGAATTACCTTATCGGACGCGGAGTTCCGCCATCTATGGTTCAGGCTGTTAGTAAGGGAGAAACCGAGCAATTCGCGGTAGGTACGTCGGAATATGACTATCAGCAGAACAGAAGAGCCCATTTCGTTCCGGCGGTATCTTCTCCCAGCTTTTAA
- a CDS encoding DUF3943 domain-containing protein, translating into MSPVNDSVFIDIREYRKPDIVLEKEANDKSLADFNDFLRNTRNVYFTLWLVRIVQVNMLDINRKEDQVFINPFTWWKNFFGFQNKGKRRGDFEWKDGDRFKTNWVAHPAFGAYSYLYYRAKGYNRYTSALGSVIQSTLFEYTIEGVIQSPSIHDLVITPGIGVPLGIVLEETSDWLESRDNGFLHAASYIVNPLKIIVPDEENVNLSPIVSGQVVIGFQW; encoded by the coding sequence ATGAGTCCGGTAAACGACTCCGTATTTATAGACATAAGGGAATACAGAAAACCCGATATCGTATTGGAAAAAGAAGCCAATGACAAGTCCCTTGCCGACTTTAACGATTTTCTCCGCAATACCAGAAACGTCTATTTCACCCTTTGGCTCGTACGCATCGTACAGGTCAATATGCTTGATATAAACAGAAAGGAAGACCAGGTTTTTATTAATCCTTTTACGTGGTGGAAAAACTTCTTCGGATTCCAGAACAAGGGAAAAAGAAGAGGGGATTTCGAATGGAAAGACGGCGACAGGTTTAAAACGAACTGGGTCGCTCACCCGGCGTTTGGCGCATATTCATATCTATATTATCGGGCAAAAGGCTATAACAGGTACACATCGGCCCTCGGCTCGGTTATTCAGAGCACTCTATTCGAATATACGATTGAGGGAGTAATTCAGTCTCCGTCCATTCACGATTTGGTTATTACGCCCGGAATCGGCGTCCCGCTGGGAATAGTTCTTGAAGAGACCTCCGACTGGCTCGAGTCGAGAGATAACGGATTTCTGCACGCTGCAAGTTATATTGTAAACCCATTGAAGATAATAGTTCCCGATGAAGAGAACGTGAATCTGAGCCCGATAGTGAGCGGTCAGGTCGTGATCGGATTTCAGTGGTGA
- a CDS encoding flavin reductase family protein: MSKEEGSAVAGIFWSLSPVVAITSSWDGEVNGQIAVTAVTSSIVHTVPRLLVGIWKGNYTHGFIINSRAFTIHLLRKDQLSLVKNFGFYTGRERDKFKDIGYKTGVTGSPVLEDAHSYAECEVLNAMDGGDMTAFLVRVVDGRIISRGEWMTLNDFYSEAPPDWIAEYGEKLSRSVAYSLDQIHKIDYSPWKP; encoded by the coding sequence ATGAGCAAGGAAGAAGGATCGGCTGTAGCCGGCATATTCTGGTCTCTATCGCCTGTGGTTGCGATAACGAGTTCCTGGGACGGAGAAGTGAACGGGCAAATCGCGGTAACGGCGGTTACGTCCTCGATAGTTCATACCGTGCCAAGGCTTCTGGTCGGCATATGGAAAGGCAATTATACGCACGGATTCATAATAAACAGCAGGGCTTTTACGATACACCTTTTAAGAAAAGATCAGTTGAGCCTCGTTAAAAACTTCGGTTTTTATACTGGCAGGGAGAGGGACAAATTCAAGGATATCGGTTATAAGACCGGCGTTACCGGAAGCCCCGTGCTCGAGGACGCCCATTCATACGCTGAGTGTGAGGTGCTGAACGCAATGGACGGGGGGGATATGACAGCGTTTCTGGTAAGAGTCGTGGACGGACGAATAATCTCAAGGGGAGAATGGATGACCCTTAACGACTTTTATTCCGAGGCCCCTCCCGACTGGATCGCCGAGTACGGTGAAAAGCTTTCACGGTCGGTCGCTTATTCGCTTGATCAAATCCATAAAATCGACTATAGCCCCTGGAAACCCTGA
- a CDS encoding AMP-binding protein yields the protein MSEKTIPELLHKRVKEHGTRLLFQRRDGWSWKQITWLDFDRKVKNIASFLMHLGLGRGDRALIVSSGRLEAISAEMAIFHLGGVIVPLSIDESVEKITQVANELNVKLIFIEQGDALEGLLGSLDRIPNVERIAVFPDARIKNERIINFKNILKFGLMHRKKLQDELTQVSNNIDPDAAAAFFVLPGSDKTGVKEISQNEILTALEKTSNKHSYLKAEDQSFSCLTAASPFAKFINYLTLYNANRAAVAETRKDFYEDMPEVMPTILFETKGGLEKICENVLSELNGQSPEKMIRAELGGRINHIFVDYMPGSDFEILLRKAGVNLAEIPELTGLVP from the coding sequence ATGAGCGAAAAAACTATACCGGAACTCCTTCATAAGCGGGTAAAAGAACACGGAACGAGGTTACTCTTCCAGCGACGCGACGGCTGGAGCTGGAAACAAATTACCTGGCTCGACTTTGACCGTAAAGTAAAGAATATAGCGTCCTTCCTGATGCATCTCGGTCTGGGGAGGGGCGACAGAGCGTTAATCGTATCCTCGGGCCGTCTCGAAGCCATTTCGGCGGAGATGGCTATATTCCATCTGGGGGGCGTAATCGTGCCTCTTTCAATCGACGAAAGCGTCGAAAAAATAACTCAGGTGGCCAATGAGCTGAATGTAAAACTTATTTTTATCGAGCAGGGGGATGCTCTCGAGGGCCTATTAGGTTCTCTCGACCGAATACCGAACGTGGAGAGGATCGCGGTTTTCCCGGATGCCAGAATCAAGAACGAGCGTATTATCAATTTTAAAAATATTCTCAAATTCGGCCTTATGCATAGGAAAAAACTTCAGGATGAGCTCACGCAGGTATCGAATAATATCGATCCCGACGCTGCCGCCGCTTTCTTTGTCCTGCCCGGCTCCGATAAAACAGGGGTAAAAGAGATATCCCAAAACGAAATATTGACCGCTCTTGAGAAGACCTCGAATAAACACTCCTATTTGAAGGCTGAAGACCAGTCTTTTTCCTGCCTGACGGCAGCGAGCCCCTTTGCCAAATTCATCAATTATTTGACCTTGTATAATGCCAACAGGGCGGCTGTGGCTGAGACCAGAAAGGATTTTTACGAGGACATGCCGGAGGTAATGCCTACCATACTGTTCGAGACGAAGGGGGGGTTGGAGAAGATATGCGAAAACGTCCTTTCAGAACTCAACGGCCAGTCCCCGGAGAAGATGATCAGGGCGGAGCTGGGAGGCAGGATAAACCATATATTCGTTGATTATATGCCAGGAAGTGATTTTGAGATTCTTCTGAGAAAAGCAGGCGTTAATTTGGCAGAGATTCCCGAATTGACCGGGCTTGTCCCCTAA
- a CDS encoding pentapeptide repeat-containing protein translates to MANQEHVALIKKGVDGWNRWREENPDVKPDLAWANLVGTDLQGANLQNVNMKLAFCRGCNMKGANLKQATLYGTNCEGANLEDANLEGATLEGAHLIGANLARATLRQVNFRLANLQNADLEGADLTDCAKLTPEQISSVKTLGNAKLDPRIKEQISNSHPNLTE, encoded by the coding sequence ATGGCGAATCAGGAACATGTGGCATTAATAAAGAAGGGTGTGGACGGGTGGAACAGGTGGAGAGAAGAAAATCCGGATGTGAAGCCGGACCTGGCCTGGGCGAACCTCGTCGGAACGGACCTTCAGGGGGCAAACCTCCAAAACGTAAACATGAAGCTTGCCTTCTGCAGGGGCTGCAATATGAAAGGGGCGAATTTGAAGCAGGCTACTCTCTACGGGACAAATTGTGAAGGCGCCAACCTGGAAGACGCTAATCTTGAGGGCGCGACGCTAGAGGGGGCGCACTTGATCGGCGCGAATCTTGCGCGCGCCACTCTAAGGCAAGTTAACTTTAGACTGGCGAACCTTCAGAACGCCGACCTCGAAGGCGCGGATTTAACGGACTGCGCGAAGCTCACCCCGGAGCAGATATCATCTGTAAAGACTCTCGGCAATGCAAAACTGGACCCTCGGATTAAAGAGCAGATTTCCAACAGCCACCCGAACCTGACCGAATAA
- the hemL gene encoding glutamate-1-semialdehyde 2,1-aminomutase has product MNIRFTNSKRLYRIAERLMPGGVNSPVRSFNAVSGTPVFVSKAKGAYVYDEDGNKYIDYMSSWGPLILGHAAPDVVAAVKKAAGRGTSYGAPCENEIEVAKLIVKSFPSIEMVRMTSSGTEATMSGVRLARAYTKRDYIVKFEGCYHGHADYLLVQAGSGATTFGTPSSPGVPKAFTDRTLLAGYNDLGSVEKLFKKKGDKIAAVILEPVAGNMGVVPPQQGFLEGLREITRDSGALLVFDEVISGFRLGRGGAQGTFGVVPDITCLGKIIGGGLPVGAFGASKEIMKMVAPVGPVYQAGTLSGNPLAMAAGRATLTKLFEKGNYQKLESLTVELVQGITEIIEKLGVKAQINSIGSMFTLFFTDVKPVDYRSALMSDTKKYSKFFENLLRAGIMFPPSQFEAVFLSLAHTERDIKRTLDAVYGSLKKIQ; this is encoded by the coding sequence ATGAATATCCGGTTTACGAACTCGAAAAGACTTTATAGAATAGCGGAGCGCCTTATGCCGGGAGGGGTTAATAGCCCCGTAAGGTCGTTCAATGCCGTATCCGGCACCCCTGTTTTTGTTTCCAAAGCAAAAGGAGCGTACGTTTATGATGAGGACGGGAATAAATATATTGATTACATGTCCTCCTGGGGACCTCTCATACTGGGACATGCGGCGCCCGATGTAGTAGCTGCGGTAAAGAAAGCGGCGGGAAGGGGCACAAGCTACGGGGCCCCCTGTGAAAATGAAATCGAGGTTGCCAAGCTAATCGTAAAATCTTTTCCTTCCATAGAAATGGTGAGAATGACGAGTTCCGGCACTGAAGCGACGATGAGCGGCGTGCGTCTGGCCCGCGCTTATACGAAAAGGGACTATATAGTCAAGTTCGAGGGGTGTTATCACGGACATGCCGATTATCTTCTGGTACAGGCGGGCTCCGGAGCAACGACGTTCGGCACTCCCAGCAGCCCCGGTGTGCCAAAGGCTTTCACTGATAGGACATTACTGGCCGGATATAACGATCTGGGATCGGTTGAAAAACTTTTCAAAAAGAAGGGGGACAAGATAGCAGCGGTAATTCTTGAGCCCGTTGCGGGCAATATGGGAGTGGTGCCCCCGCAACAGGGGTTTCTTGAGGGCCTGAGAGAGATAACACGCGATTCAGGCGCGCTGCTTGTATTTGACGAGGTAATATCCGGGTTCAGACTGGGAAGAGGCGGCGCTCAGGGGACTTTCGGAGTTGTGCCGGATATCACATGCCTGGGAAAGATAATAGGAGGAGGTCTGCCGGTGGGCGCGTTCGGCGCAAGTAAGGAAATAATGAAAATGGTCGCGCCGGTCGGTCCGGTGTACCAGGCCGGAACACTTTCCGGAAACCCCCTTGCTATGGCCGCGGGGCGCGCGACTCTGACTAAACTTTTTGAAAAAGGGAACTACCAAAAGCTCGAAAGCCTGACGGTTGAGCTGGTTCAGGGGATCACAGAAATAATCGAGAAACTCGGGGTCAAGGCGCAAATAAATTCGATCGGATCCATGTTCACGCTTTTCTTTACAGATGTAAAACCGGTTGATTACCGGTCGGCGCTGATGAGTGATACAAAAAAGTACTCCAAATTTTTTGAAAATTTGCTCAGGGCTGGTATTATGTTTCCGCCTTCTCAGTTTGAGGCGGTTTTTCTTTCACTCGCTCATACTGAAAGGGACATCAAGAGGACGCTTGATGCGGTATACGGATCTCTAAAAAAGATCCAGTAA
- a CDS encoding CCA tRNA nucleotidyltransferase yields MKKVIKVKPFLSELFYLAKNVVTRLRDSGHKAFCVGGCTRDMIMNIAPVEYDITTSATPEEVSGIFEHTVPVGASFGVILVLVGHCKFEVATFRKEESYSDSRHPDTVTYSMDEEEDVLRRDFTINGMLYDPLSEEAIDYVGGMDDITNGIIRAIGDPYERFNEDKLRLMRAVRFASRYGFKLEEKALDALTKLAPEITRVSEERIRDELLKIISQNNPGAGLALLRESGLLKYILPEVDEMHGVEQPPEFHPEGDVFTHTCMVLDNIYEKTSGIVSPELAMGGLLHDVGKPPTFSVSDRIRFNGHDKVGAEMSKKICRRLKFSNKQIDIVYQLVREHLKFKDVFNMKKSTLKRFIGMPNFEEHLVLHLSDCLASHGSTDAYDFIMKKFDEFEDEEIKPAPLIGGKELIEMGYKPGPLFSEILNFVEEAQLEGEITNGKQAKEIVSKKYPLESLIDS; encoded by the coding sequence ATGAAAAAAGTTATAAAAGTCAAACCGTTTCTTAGCGAGCTGTTTTATCTGGCCAAAAACGTGGTTACCCGGCTGAGGGATTCGGGTCATAAGGCGTTTTGCGTGGGCGGCTGCACAAGGGACATGATCATGAACATCGCGCCCGTGGAATACGATATAACCACGAGCGCAACCCCTGAAGAAGTTTCCGGAATATTCGAGCATACGGTGCCAGTAGGCGCGAGCTTCGGCGTAATACTGGTTCTGGTAGGCCACTGTAAGTTCGAGGTGGCTACGTTCAGAAAAGAGGAGAGTTATTCGGACAGCCGCCACCCCGATACGGTCACATACAGCATGGACGAAGAGGAAGACGTCCTCAGGCGCGACTTCACCATAAACGGAATGCTCTACGACCCCCTGAGCGAGGAAGCAATCGACTATGTGGGGGGAATGGATGATATAACCAATGGAATAATAAGGGCTATAGGAGACCCGTACGAGCGTTTTAACGAAGACAAGCTGAGATTGATGCGCGCCGTTAGATTCGCGTCGAGATACGGCTTCAAACTCGAGGAGAAAGCCCTGGACGCCCTGACAAAACTCGCTCCGGAAATAACCCGGGTAAGCGAAGAGAGAATAAGGGACGAACTCCTAAAAATAATATCACAGAACAACCCCGGAGCAGGTCTCGCGCTCCTTAGAGAAAGCGGTCTACTTAAATACATACTGCCCGAAGTCGATGAAATGCACGGTGTCGAGCAGCCCCCGGAGTTTCACCCCGAAGGGGACGTATTCACTCACACATGCATGGTGCTGGACAACATCTACGAAAAAACCTCAGGCATTGTGTCGCCGGAGCTCGCCATGGGAGGTCTCCTGCACGACGTCGGCAAACCCCCCACTTTCTCGGTTTCCGACAGGATAAGGTTCAACGGCCATGACAAGGTGGGAGCCGAGATGTCTAAAAAAATCTGCAGAAGGCTCAAATTTTCAAATAAACAGATCGATATAGTTTATCAGCTGGTGAGAGAGCATCTTAAATTCAAAGACGTTTTTAATATGAAGAAAAGCACGCTTAAAAGATTTATCGGAATGCCGAATTTTGAGGAACACCTGGTCCTCCACCTATCCGACTGTCTCGCGAGTCACGGCTCCACCGACGCCTACGACTTCATTATGAAGAAGTTCGATGAATTCGAGGACGAGGAGATAAAACCCGCGCCGCTCATAGGAGGAAAAGAGCTTATAGAGATGGGCTATAAACCGGGCCCATTGTTTTCCGAAATTCTCAACTTTGTGGAAGAGGCGCAGCTTGAGGGGGAAATAACAAACGGCAAGCAAGCGAAAGAAATAGTATCAAAAAAATACCCGCTCGAAAGCCTAATCGATAGCTAA
- the ybgF gene encoding tol-pal system protein YbgF, with the protein MNAKVVINFVLAVSCLMSLGCVATQGDVSSVYARQTRLEGKMDRLSREVQTLKTTPGSSSTDVELREKVYQLEAAMRELNQSYSKLESRVNQLSLGTAPITPESEPMDVASVGTAPVDDEASIFNQGYTELGEGDFEASRIQFRKFLSKYPKSSKANDAMYWIAESYYREGEFEEAILEYQRFIDTYPKDDRVPLGYLKQGLSLVEIGKQEEATLFFQTLIDKYPNSDEAKTAKEKITELAVER; encoded by the coding sequence ATGAATGCTAAAGTCGTAATCAATTTTGTACTGGCTGTAAGTTGTCTTATGTCGTTAGGATGCGTGGCTACCCAGGGGGATGTAAGTAGTGTGTATGCAAGACAGACGAGGCTTGAGGGCAAGATGGACCGTCTTTCAAGAGAGGTGCAGACACTGAAAACTACTCCGGGCTCGTCTTCAACCGACGTTGAGCTAAGGGAAAAGGTTTATCAGCTTGAAGCCGCTATGAGAGAGCTTAACCAATCCTATTCGAAACTGGAGTCCAGGGTTAATCAGCTCAGTCTGGGGACTGCCCCGATTACACCGGAATCCGAACCTATGGATGTTGCCTCGGTTGGCACAGCCCCGGTGGATGACGAAGCCTCGATATTTAATCAGGGCTACACGGAACTCGGTGAGGGTGATTTCGAGGCTTCCAGGATTCAATTCAGGAAGTTTTTGTCTAAATACCCCAAATCCTCGAAAGCAAATGACGCGATGTACTGGATTGCGGAGTCCTATTACAGGGAAGGCGAATTCGAGGAAGCTATTCTGGAATATCAGAGATTCATCGATACATATCCCAAGGATGACAGGGTGCCTCTCGGATATTTAAAACAGGGGCTTTCTCTTGTTGAAATCGGGAAACAGGAAGAAGCGACATTGTTCTTCCAGACACTGATTGACAAGTATCCGAATTCGGATGAGGCCAAGACAGCGAAAGAAAAAATTACGGAACTTGCAGTTGAGCGTTAA